From the genome of Bacteroides sp. MSB163, one region includes:
- a CDS encoding discoidin domain-containing protein — protein MKKHGILLIVCIFLILASCTKNTVGPSLEDILSANPKLQVVLDKYQDDSLKHRAAVFLIENLPFHYSYEGEALDDYLKLFELHGKGTMYPDKVLDSIKRACGPFHLDRLEAKSDIYIDPAYLIENIEWAFKVWREQPWGKNVSFDDFCEFILPYRVGDERLEPWRERIYNKYNPLLDSIQGLPEAEDPKYVSQILMDTLHKAPVYFTELFSFGPHYGPKVVDWRSGSCVNFTDLQLYVFRALGLPCSEEIMLMRGNGNVPHYWNAAFDKDGNSYRCSILDPTSELNTPDSYWDPKGKVYRRTFSINREMIRIMGKNAEERHPTFRYPCFRDVTAIYAGSKNRTLTIGPENFYSPLKKGEPVYLCSASFMDWAPIGWCLYDKRLGAVFENVEGQVVFRLGTYENGSICPQSDPFLLDRESGEVRFFPSGGREVEVTLLHKYELYFEPFVRRMVDGVFEGSNDSHFNRKDTLFIIKEFPERLWNVARVNSARSYRYVRYYGPKDSYCNISEVAFYASAADSIPLKGKIIGTPGGNGLDGSHEYTNVFDGDPYTSFDYTRPTGGWSGLDLGAPRRIEKIVFTPRNRDNFIRTDDEYELFYYNNGEWTSAGRVRPHSDSLLYKVPEGALLYLKDHTRGKDERIFEYKDGKQQFW, from the coding sequence ATGAAGAAACATGGTATCCTACTAATAGTCTGTATTTTTTTGATATTGGCTTCTTGTACTAAAAATACGGTTGGTCCTTCCTTAGAAGATATTTTATCAGCCAATCCCAAGTTGCAGGTTGTTCTTGACAAATACCAAGATGACTCCTTGAAGCATAGAGCTGCCGTTTTTCTTATCGAAAATCTGCCTTTTCACTATAGCTATGAAGGTGAAGCTCTAGATGATTACCTGAAGCTTTTTGAACTTCACGGCAAAGGTACCATGTATCCGGATAAAGTGTTGGACTCCATTAAACGTGCTTGCGGCCCTTTTCATTTGGATAGACTGGAAGCGAAGAGCGATATCTATATTGATCCGGCCTATCTGATTGAGAATATAGAATGGGCTTTTAAGGTATGGCGTGAACAGCCTTGGGGGAAAAATGTCTCTTTTGACGATTTCTGTGAGTTTATCCTTCCTTACCGTGTGGGCGATGAAAGGCTGGAACCTTGGCGTGAAAGAATCTATAATAAATATAACCCATTGCTGGACAGCATTCAAGGACTTCCGGAAGCCGAAGATCCGAAGTACGTTTCTCAAATACTGATGGATACCTTACATAAGGCTCCGGTCTATTTTACCGAACTTTTTTCATTTGGCCCTCATTACGGACCTAAAGTTGTGGATTGGCGTTCGGGCAGCTGTGTAAACTTTACCGATCTCCAACTGTATGTCTTCAGGGCATTAGGTCTACCCTGCAGCGAGGAGATTATGTTGATGAGAGGCAATGGGAATGTTCCTCATTATTGGAATGCCGCTTTTGATAAAGATGGTAACTCTTATCGATGTTCCATATTGGATCCTACTTCGGAATTGAATACTCCGGATAGTTATTGGGATCCTAAAGGAAAAGTCTATCGCCGTACGTTCAGCATTAATCGGGAAATGATCAGGATTATGGGAAAGAATGCGGAAGAAAGACATCCCACTTTCCGTTATCCCTGTTTTCGTGACGTTACTGCTATATATGCGGGGAGCAAGAACCGTACATTAACGATTGGCCCCGAAAACTTCTACAGCCCTTTAAAGAAGGGTGAACCGGTCTATCTCTGTTCCGCCAGCTTTATGGACTGGGCTCCCATCGGGTGGTGTCTTTACGACAAGCGTCTGGGCGCTGTCTTTGAAAATGTGGAGGGGCAGGTTGTCTTCCGTTTGGGAACTTATGAAAACGGCAGTATATGCCCGCAAAGCGATCCTTTCTTGCTTGATAGGGAAAGCGGTGAAGTACGGTTTTTCCCTTCGGGCGGTAGGGAGGTCGAAGTTACGCTGCTCCATAAATATGAACTTTACTTTGAACCTTTTGTCCGGCGAATGGTAGATGGTGTGTTTGAAGGTAGCAATGACTCTCATTTCAACAGGAAAGATACACTGTTTATCATCAAGGAATTCCCCGAGCGGCTTTGGAATGTTGCACGGGTAAATAGTGCCCGATCTTACCGTTATGTTCGCTATTATGGCCCTAAAGACAGCTATTGTAATATTTCGGAGGTTGCTTTCTATGCATCTGCTGCCGATAGTATCCCCTTGAAAGGAAAAATTATCGGTACACCGGGGGGTAACGGATTGGACGGTTCCCATGAGTACACAAACGTGTTCGACGGAGATCCTTATACCTCCTTTGATTATACCCGGCCTACGGGTGGATGGTCGGGGCTTGATTTGGGTGCTCCCCGGCGTATTGAAAAGATTGTATTCACTCCCCGCAACCGTGATAATTTTATTCGTACGGACGACGAGTATGAACTTTTCTATTATAATAACGGTGAGTGGACATCAGCAGGCAGGGTACGTCCTCATTCCGATTCTTTGCTTTATAAAGTTCCTGAAGGTGCGTTACTCTATTTGAAAGATCACACCCGTGGAAAGGATGAACGTATATTTGAATATAAAGATGGAAAACAACAGTTCTGGTAA
- a CDS encoding DUF1573 domain-containing protein, translating into MQKLIYCFIFILYLCACTESEKNRLSCLVSEWTGKEILYPNNLTFTLWGQDTVETAFSKAPYKIVSYVDSVGCIGCKLQIFTWKAFISELNLRFQDKVSVFLFFHPMKTEEITFILKRDKFNYPVCIDKDNAFNKLNHFPTEMTFQTFLLDKENRVVAIGNPIHNPQIKELYLKIIEGKSFVLNESERAKTEVDIKDKSIFLGKFDWQQEQKAAFILKNVGVNPLVLNDVITSCGCTSVDYSKEPVRPGNSILLNVTYKADHPEHFDKTMTVYCNAESSPVVLRITGDAE; encoded by the coding sequence ATGCAAAAACTTATATACTGCTTTATTTTCATCTTGTATCTATGTGCGTGTACTGAGTCTGAGAAGAATCGATTATCTTGCTTAGTTTCTGAGTGGACTGGCAAGGAAATACTTTATCCTAATAATTTGACTTTTACACTGTGGGGGCAAGATACTGTTGAAACGGCTTTTTCTAAAGCTCCTTATAAAATAGTGAGTTATGTAGATTCTGTAGGTTGTATTGGTTGTAAATTGCAAATATTTACTTGGAAGGCTTTTATTTCGGAACTAAATTTAAGATTTCAAGATAAAGTGTCGGTGTTTCTATTTTTTCATCCGATGAAAACAGAAGAAATTACTTTTATCTTAAAGCGTGATAAATTTAATTATCCGGTGTGTATTGATAAGGATAATGCATTTAATAAACTGAATCATTTTCCAACAGAAATGACATTCCAGACATTTTTGCTGGATAAAGAGAATAGAGTCGTTGCTATAGGTAATCCCATTCATAATCCTCAAATAAAGGAATTGTATTTGAAAATCATCGAAGGGAAATCGTTTGTTCTCAATGAAAGCGAGAGAGCAAAAACTGAGGTTGACATAAAAGATAAGAGTATATTTCTTGGTAAATTTGATTGGCAGCAAGAGCAGAAGGCTGCGTTTATATTAAAGAATGTAGGTGTTAATCCATTGGTACTTAATGATGTAATCACTTCCTGCGGTTGTACTTCCGTTGATTATTCCAAAGAACCCGTTCGTCCGGGAAATTCTATATTACTGAATGTGACATATAAGGCAGATCATCCCGAACATTTTGATAAAACTATGACAGTATATTGCAATGCGGAATCTTCTCCTGTTGTTTTGAGAATAACCGGCGATGCAGAATAA
- a CDS encoding 6-bladed beta-propeller, whose translation MRKNIILFILIIGFVSCRKDVNQSFAEYIIYVDSLSTELPPIKSIRYIPLETTDASLIRNINKIIVRDSVYYIFDNLSKKILLFNKRGRFIKSINKVGQGPGEYIYPSDIDVDKEGNIYLSDFQSKNIIKYCFGNENDFEILDVGESFMDFVIQGQYIYLSRLAREGTLDINLARWNMDSQEIEILKENELIEGNSIGFADHYFYRTGNEYAFYYERFHRIGYQIVGDSLREYISFESASFPTDDEVKKQAKLPKEKRNIDFASLDISACYETEKYLLITFNTTPFHTYSLVNKMTKVVYSVNSFQEVGVLGYEICASTGEDFISYFLPNDMNIRQIQRMSVDMDDINNECVTNLSVEDNPVLVLFSFD comes from the coding sequence ATGAGAAAAAACATTATATTATTTATTTTGATTATTGGTTTTGTTTCATGTAGGAAAGATGTTAATCAATCTTTTGCAGAGTATATTATTTATGTAGATTCCCTTTCTACTGAATTGCCACCAATAAAAAGTATAAGGTATATACCTTTAGAGACAACGGATGCTTCATTGATTCGAAATATCAATAAGATTATTGTTCGAGATAGCGTGTATTATATTTTTGATAATTTAAGCAAAAAAATATTGCTTTTCAATAAAAGAGGGAGGTTTATTAAAAGTATTAATAAAGTTGGTCAGGGACCTGGTGAATACATATATCCATCAGATATAGATGTTGATAAAGAAGGTAATATATATTTGTCTGATTTTCAGTCGAAAAATATTATCAAATACTGTTTTGGGAATGAAAATGATTTTGAAATATTAGATGTTGGAGAATCGTTTATGGATTTTGTTATTCAAGGGCAATATATTTATTTATCACGTTTGGCGAGAGAGGGGACGTTGGATATAAATTTAGCCCGTTGGAATATGGATTCTCAAGAAATAGAAATTTTGAAAGAGAATGAACTTATTGAAGGTAACTCTATAGGTTTCGCAGATCATTATTTTTATCGTACAGGTAATGAATATGCATTCTATTACGAACGCTTTCATAGAATAGGGTATCAGATTGTGGGAGATTCTTTAAGAGAATATATTTCTTTTGAATCAGCGAGTTTTCCAACAGATGATGAAGTTAAGAAACAGGCTAAACTGCCTAAAGAAAAAAGGAACATTGATTTTGCGTCTTTGGATATCTCTGCTTGTTATGAAACAGAAAAATATCTCCTTATAACTTTCAATACGACTCCATTCCATACATATAGTTTAGTGAATAAAATGACGAAAGTAGTTTATTCAGTAAATTCATTTCAAGAAGTTGGAGTTCTAGGTTATGAGATTTGCGCTTCTACAGGGGAAGATTTTATTTCTTATTTTCTGCCTAATGATATGAATATTAGACAAATACAAAGAATGTCTGTAGACATGGATGATATAAATAATGAGTGTGTAACAAATTTAAGTGTAGAAGACAATCCTGTGCTTGTATTATTTAGTTTCGATTAA
- a CDS encoding NVEALA domain-containing protein encodes MKDSFVKIALAIAFVLCGGYNVLVSQQSETFSDLMVANVEALANAREIDGEKRE; translated from the coding sequence ATGAAAGATAGTTTTGTAAAAATAGCTTTGGCTATAGCATTTGTCTTATGTGGAGGATATAATGTTTTGGTTTCTCAGCAATCGGAGACCTTTTCAGATCTCATGGTGGCTAATGTTGAGGCATTAGCAAATGCTCGTGAAATCGATGGGGAAAAAAGGGAATAG
- a CDS encoding BF3164 family lipoprotein — MKYLINILFLFSFLACTSVPVHKGIPYTDFPETENLTACILPMDTAVFRFPFRIKMQGDTVAIMDLHGMDHFIYLFHYPNFSYITSLGKRGDSPEEMLSVENIRWNGSSLWALDANSSKLTRFGLSLSNGSLLREEAVSLDKEILRGLDFVIYDDSTFIIPDYSGESRFCWVDRTGKLLHKMGIIPTTNEEALKHARPALAQAWRSFIDYNPRNGILAAVTQLGEVLEIYNLKDSTHIVRVGLHGEPEFQIAEGYGVPTGIMGFSDVQVTDTAIYAVFQGDTFEEISRKMQKGDMTDGGRYIYVFSLSGEPIRKYVLDHNVYGISVDELNGEIVATDVNSDEPVVKYAVD, encoded by the coding sequence TTGAAGTACCTTATTAACATATTGTTTCTGTTTTCCTTTCTTGCATGTACTTCTGTACCCGTGCATAAGGGAATACCGTATACGGATTTTCCGGAAACGGAAAATCTGACTGCATGTATTTTGCCTATGGATACAGCCGTATTTCGTTTTCCTTTCCGGATAAAGATGCAAGGGGATACTGTAGCAATAATGGATTTGCATGGTATGGATCATTTTATTTATTTGTTCCACTATCCGAACTTCTCTTATATCACTTCTTTAGGTAAGCGTGGAGATTCGCCGGAGGAGATGCTTTCTGTTGAAAATATCCGATGGAATGGAAGTTCGTTGTGGGCATTGGATGCAAATAGTTCAAAATTAACTCGGTTTGGTTTGTCTTTATCCAATGGCTCATTACTTCGTGAAGAGGCAGTGAGCTTGGATAAGGAGATACTTCGAGGGCTGGATTTTGTGATTTATGATGACTCTACTTTTATCATTCCTGATTATTCAGGAGAAAGTCGTTTTTGCTGGGTGGATCGAACGGGTAAGTTATTGCATAAAATGGGGATTATTCCCACTACGAATGAGGAGGCTTTAAAACATGCTCGCCCGGCATTGGCGCAGGCATGGCGCAGTTTCATTGATTATAATCCTCGTAATGGGATTCTGGCTGCCGTTACTCAATTAGGAGAAGTGCTTGAAATCTATAATCTGAAAGATAGTACCCATATAGTTCGTGTCGGTTTGCATGGTGAACCTGAATTTCAAATAGCAGAAGGTTATGGTGTGCCTACTGGAATTATGGGATTTAGTGATGTACAGGTGACGGATACTGCTATTTATGCCGTTTTTCAAGGGGATACTTTTGAAGAGATTTCGCGGAAAATGCAGAAAGGTGATATGACGGATGGTGGGAGGTACATATATGTATTTAGTCTGAGCGGTGAACCTATAAGGAAATATGTGCTGGATCATAATGTTTACGGTATATCGGTAGATGAACTAAATGGTGAGATTGTCGCTACGGATGTGAATAGTGATGAACCGGTGGTGAAATATGCGGTGGATTGA